The proteins below are encoded in one region of Ferruginibacter lapsinanis:
- a CDS encoding DUF892 family protein — MKYANDIATLQDLMLLQLKGLYDTEMQWSSAMGELASKISSSELVRLFRESGQIAAKHARVIQNILKQFGENAVAPKNIIARDLIKEFDELCESAADDEVLNAGLIVSHQSMNHYKIVRYGSVASFARLLRMEKIATFLHEIMEEEKRDDKALTELAEEKINVKAKFVYLL; from the coding sequence ATGAAATACGCAAATGATATCGCAACGTTGCAAGATCTAATGTTATTGCAACTCAAAGGATTATATGATACAGAAATGCAATGGTCGTCAGCGATGGGAGAGTTGGCGTCAAAAATATCTTCTTCTGAGCTGGTAAGATTATTCAGAGAAAGCGGACAGATCGCTGCTAAACATGCCCGTGTCATTCAGAATATATTAAAACAGTTTGGAGAAAACGCTGTAGCACCTAAAAACATTATTGCTCGTGATCTTATCAAAGAGTTTGATGAATTGTGCGAAAGTGCTGCAGATGATGAAGTACTTAATGCCGGATTGATCGTTTCACACCAGAGTATGAATCATTACAAAATTGTCCGGTATGGTAGTGTCGCTTCTTTTGCTCGTTTGTTGCGAATGGAAAAGATAGCTACTTTTTTACATGAAATAATGGAAGAAGAAAAAAGGGATGATAAGGCACTTACTGAATTGGCGGAAGAAAAAATTAATGTAAAGGCAAAATTTGTGTACTTACTCTAA
- a CDS encoding response regulator transcription factor: protein MKTILLIEDNEIMLENTKEILELSSYHVVSAKDGKSGVAIALKDNPDLIICDIMMPEMDGIEVLKKMSAITPEKKIPFIFLTARFEKTEINDGLLLGADEYITKPYMGDELLRVVAKYLRQ from the coding sequence GTGAAAACAATTCTACTGATAGAGGACAATGAAATAATGCTTGAAAACACCAAAGAGATACTGGAACTATCAAGTTATCATGTAGTATCTGCAAAAGACGGGAAAAGCGGTGTGGCGATCGCCTTGAAAGACAATCCAGACCTGATCATATGCGACATAATGATGCCAGAAATGGACGGGATCGAGGTCTTAAAAAAAATGTCAGCAATAACTCCTGAAAAAAAAATCCCGTTTATATTCTTAACGGCCAGATTTGAAAAAACTGAAATAAATGACGGACTTTTATTGGGAGCAGATGAATATATTACCAAGCCATATATGGGAGATGAACTGTTACGAGTTGTTGCTAAATATCTACGTCAATAA
- a CDS encoding sensor histidine kinase: protein MTTEIIKAASIFSADNKNYKNTDALVLLDANGKIFSCNKTAVRLLRDLFYFNYQTDDNFLNIIPKKGFEILTSNFYSATKGITTSDEYNIVDKRGKIRSFIFTFTPTIQANKKIKLIAFSLIDITQEQHLHTGSHNSQKLIDLVFHTSDIGIAIVNSRGRFAKVNDGLNRMLGYKQNELIGKPYLKIIVPEERKQSEFLHKQYLSGKEKNIERKIICKKGNLIDCSINNSLFIDDDGNKFLVKIFRDISENKKYKDLLQEAEKMGQMGGYELDVLTNKLMWTDEMYRIFDVKNDFIPEVGKVMHMFTEESRKLVQKKLKDALNYGKDFDIEVELMTIKKNRKWVRITCNVKRTQSKITTLTGIVQDNTFGKESDLKIEQLSWVASHTNNAVIITDSYGKVIWVNKSFEELTGYKLEEIKGKIPGRVLQGKLTNLDAVKKISRQLKLKQASKGIVLLNYTKEGKPIWITSDIAPIFKDGNLINFVGIMTDITELIEAKEIQKSQQTLKRSLNFLETIAKDFPKGIIGVLDKELKYVFIGGSELKKFGHPASYYIGNKIFYNTSPEAANYAAPFLEKVFQGESCSFDVKLNEQIYSVNAVPLRIEEDTAIQILVVIQNITDRKKSEEEILRTLEKQRELNNLKTKFVSIASHEFRTPLSGILSSSYLISKYNSLRDDEKVQKHIDRITESVNILTDILNDFLSLGKIEEGKIQNTFSEFCLKEFCNSLINEIQPIIKKGQTIVYKHRGELSLINSDKHNLRHIIINLLSNAVKYSSEGKKIWITTTVNNGQMQFTIKDEGIGIPKEDQEHLFQTFFRANNAATIQGTGMGLHIAKKYLDILGGRIQFSSTLNKGTKFSFQLPVTEQNNY, encoded by the coding sequence ATGACTACCGAGATAATTAAGGCGGCATCTATATTTTCTGCTGATAACAAAAATTATAAAAATACTGATGCGCTTGTATTGCTTGATGCAAATGGCAAGATATTCTCTTGCAACAAAACAGCCGTTCGACTACTCAGAGACCTTTTTTATTTCAACTATCAAACTGATGACAATTTTCTTAACATAATCCCCAAAAAAGGTTTTGAGATATTGACGTCAAACTTTTATAGTGCTACAAAAGGAATTACAACTTCCGATGAATACAATATAGTTGACAAAAGAGGAAAGATCCGTTCTTTCATTTTCACATTTACACCAACCATTCAGGCTAACAAAAAAATTAAACTGATCGCATTTAGTTTGATCGATATCACTCAAGAACAACACCTCCATACAGGATCACATAATTCGCAAAAATTGATCGACCTGGTTTTTCATACATCAGATATCGGAATAGCCATTGTAAACAGCAGAGGACGATTTGCAAAAGTAAATGACGGCTTGAATAGAATGCTTGGATACAAGCAAAATGAATTGATCGGAAAACCTTATCTAAAGATAATCGTACCCGAAGAGAGAAAGCAATCTGAATTTCTACACAAACAATATTTATCAGGAAAAGAAAAAAATATAGAAAGAAAGATCATTTGTAAAAAAGGAAATCTTATTGATTGCAGTATCAACAATAGTTTATTTATTGACGATGACGGAAATAAGTTCCTGGTAAAAATATTTCGTGACATTTCTGAAAACAAAAAATACAAAGACTTATTGCAGGAAGCCGAAAAGATGGGGCAAATGGGTGGATACGAATTGGACGTTCTTACCAACAAACTTATGTGGACTGATGAGATGTACAGAATATTTGATGTAAAAAATGATTTTATACCTGAAGTTGGAAAAGTGATGCACATGTTTACTGAAGAATCGAGAAAACTGGTTCAAAAGAAATTAAAAGATGCATTAAATTATGGAAAAGATTTTGATATTGAAGTGGAACTAATGACTATAAAAAAGAATAGGAAATGGGTTCGGATTACGTGCAATGTAAAAAGGACTCAATCAAAGATCACAACACTTACCGGGATCGTCCAGGATAATACATTTGGAAAAGAATCGGACTTAAAAATAGAGCAATTAAGCTGGGTAGCCAGCCATACCAATAACGCTGTTATTATTACAGACAGCTACGGGAAAGTAATATGGGTTAATAAGAGCTTTGAAGAATTAACAGGATACAAACTGGAAGAGATCAAAGGAAAAATTCCGGGAAGAGTTTTACAAGGAAAGTTAACCAACTTAGATGCTGTTAAAAAAATTAGCCGGCAGTTAAAGTTGAAGCAAGCTTCTAAAGGTATAGTACTATTAAATTATACAAAAGAAGGTAAACCGATATGGATCACTTCAGATATTGCTCCTATTTTCAAAGATGGGAACCTGATCAACTTTGTAGGCATAATGACAGATATCACCGAACTAATTGAAGCAAAAGAAATACAGAAATCTCAGCAAACACTAAAACGCAGCTTAAACTTTCTGGAAACAATTGCAAAAGATTTTCCCAAAGGTATAATTGGTGTGCTCGACAAAGAGCTAAAGTATGTATTCATAGGAGGAAGCGAACTTAAAAAATTTGGACACCCGGCTAGCTATTATATAGGCAATAAAATATTTTACAACACCTCTCCGGAAGCAGCAAATTATGCGGCTCCCTTTTTAGAAAAAGTATTTCAGGGAGAAAGTTGTTCATTTGATGTGAAACTGAACGAGCAGATCTATTCAGTCAATGCTGTTCCCCTGAGAATTGAAGAGGATACTGCTATTCAGATACTGGTAGTGATACAGAATATCACAGATAGGAAAAAATCTGAAGAAGAAATTTTGCGTACGCTTGAAAAACAACGGGAACTCAATAACCTGAAAACTAAATTTGTCTCCATTGCTTCACATGAATTCAGGACTCCACTTAGCGGCATTCTTTCATCTTCTTATCTTATTTCAAAGTACAACAGTTTAAGAGATGATGAAAAAGTACAAAAACACATCGACCGTATAACCGAATCTGTCAATATACTTACCGATATACTAAATGACTTTTTATCACTGGGTAAAATAGAAGAAGGTAAAATACAAAATACATTTTCTGAATTTTGCCTGAAAGAATTCTGTAACAGTCTCATCAATGAGATTCAACCCATTATTAAAAAAGGGCAAACGATTGTATACAAACATCGAGGCGAACTAAGTCTTATTAATTCGGATAAACATAACCTTAGACATATCATCATTAACCTTCTTTCTAATGCTGTTAAATATTCGTCAGAAGGAAAAAAGATATGGATAACCACTACCGTGAATAATGGTCAAATGCAATTCACTATAAAAGATGAAGGTATTGGTATTCCAAAAGAAGATCAAGAACATCTTTTTCAAACATTTTTCAGAGCTAATAATGCAGCTACAATTCAGGGAACGGGCATGGGACTTCACATAGCAAAAAAATACCTGGATATATTGGGCGGTCGCATACAATTTTCAAGCACATTGAACAAAGGCACTAAATTTTCATTTCAACTGCCGGTAACCGAACAAAATAATTATTGA
- a CDS encoding adenosylcobalamin-dependent ribonucleoside-diphosphate reductase: MARFSENSLRLLQHLYLQKNAGAAGFETPHELFRRVAKSVAAAELVFGGMEDATNWEQVFYKVMSSLCFLPNSPTLMNAGIGSNQLSACFVLPVEDNMDSIFTTLKQAALIQQSGGGTGFNFSHLRPKGDIVSGIEGIAAGPVSFMKIFNTATEHIKQGGKRRGANMGILNIDHPDIEEFIFAKREKNELNNFNISVAVSDEFMHCLERNGNWDLIHPNLKGIVKTIEAKKIWNDIIESAWATGDPGLVFIDTINDSNPLPELGRIESTNPCGEVPLLAYEACNLGSINLTKFVHTTNEVYQVSWNELEKMIHIAIRFLDDVIAVNNYLMPEIKERTSANRKIGLGIMGWAEMLMMLEIPYESEQAVQLAENLMRFIQQKSFEASAILAERRGVFPNWEKSIYYPDKPLRNATRTCIASTGSISIIADTSSSIEPLFALAFSRQHIMNGEMLIAINNKFVNYLKKHHLYSEKIVEQVLKEGIVDNVKELPEIVKNIFKSALEISPFWHLRHQIVFQQYTDNAVSKTINLPENSTIEEVGVIYKDAWFQKAKGITIFRYNSKGKQVMYRGIRSVDKACKVCVE; the protein is encoded by the coding sequence ATGGCACGCTTCTCTGAAAATTCCCTGCGTTTGTTGCAACACCTTTATTTGCAAAAAAATGCCGGCGCTGCTGGTTTTGAAACACCGCATGAACTTTTTAGAAGAGTGGCAAAATCTGTAGCAGCTGCTGAACTTGTTTTTGGTGGAATGGAAGATGCAACGAATTGGGAGCAAGTGTTTTATAAAGTAATGAGCAGTTTGTGCTTTTTACCTAATTCCCCTACATTGATGAATGCCGGTATTGGTAGCAATCAATTGAGTGCCTGTTTTGTATTGCCGGTAGAAGATAATATGGATAGTATCTTCACAACACTTAAACAAGCTGCATTAATTCAGCAAAGTGGCGGAGGAACGGGCTTTAATTTTTCGCATCTACGACCTAAAGGTGATATTGTATCTGGTATTGAGGGCATAGCAGCAGGACCTGTTTCATTTATGAAAATATTTAATACGGCTACAGAACATATTAAACAAGGGGGGAAGCGCCGTGGAGCTAATATGGGAATATTAAATATTGACCATCCGGATATTGAAGAATTTATTTTTGCCAAAAGAGAAAAAAACGAGCTAAATAATTTTAATATTTCGGTAGCTGTATCGGATGAATTTATGCATTGCCTTGAGCGTAATGGTAATTGGGATCTGATCCATCCGAATTTGAAGGGAATCGTAAAAACTATTGAAGCAAAAAAAATATGGAATGATATTATTGAATCAGCCTGGGCAACCGGGGATCCGGGATTGGTATTTATTGATACAATTAATGATAGTAATCCTTTGCCTGAATTAGGAAGGATCGAATCTACCAACCCATGTGGTGAAGTGCCGCTATTAGCTTATGAGGCCTGTAATCTTGGGTCCATCAACCTTACAAAATTTGTACATACTACTAACGAAGTTTATCAGGTAAGCTGGAACGAGTTGGAAAAGATGATACATATAGCTATTCGCTTTTTGGATGATGTAATAGCGGTGAACAATTATTTAATGCCGGAAATAAAAGAGCGAACATCTGCAAACAGAAAGATCGGGTTGGGGATAATGGGATGGGCGGAGATGCTGATGATGCTGGAGATACCTTACGAATCTGAGCAAGCTGTACAACTTGCAGAAAACCTGATGCGGTTTATTCAACAAAAAAGTTTTGAGGCGTCGGCAATTTTGGCTGAGCGTAGGGGCGTATTTCCGAACTGGGAAAAAAGCATTTATTATCCTGATAAGCCGCTTCGTAATGCTACCAGGACATGTATAGCGTCAACTGGTTCTATTTCCATTATAGCTGATACTTCATCATCGATTGAACCTTTATTTGCATTGGCTTTCAGTCGTCAACATATTATGAATGGAGAAATGTTGATTGCTATTAATAACAAGTTTGTAAATTATCTAAAAAAACATCATCTCTATTCAGAAAAAATAGTGGAACAGGTGTTGAAGGAAGGGATAGTTGACAACGTAAAAGAACTGCCCGAGATAGTAAAAAATATTTTTAAGTCAGCATTAGAAATATCTCCATTCTGGCATTTACGACATCAAATTGTGTTCCAGCAATATACTGACAATGCTGTATCCAAAACGATCAATTTGCCGGAGAACTCAACAATAGAAGAGGTAGGGGTTATTTATAAAGATGCCTGGTTTCAAAAAGCTAAAGGTATTACGATCTTTCGCTATAATTCCAAAGGAAAACAAGTGATGTATAGAGGAATAAGATCTGTAGATAAAGCCTGTAAGGTATGTGTGGAATAA
- a CDS encoding alpha/beta hydrolase, translating to MLNRFKDKVHIRIKGITLQGELTIPLKAKSVIVFPQVNSPMPYKLNEIVADYLQQRNIGTLIVDLLTEEDKFFLGNRSDINLFTKRLDYVTKWLQEFPSGKGCHIGYFVSGSDINFALQSAADSDMVDAIVSIESRPDLTKNHIDNVNAPTLLIAGGLDKDVLHLNNRLFKKLYCVKKMETIIGAMNLSEEPETADKVAELTATWFEKKMSPIII from the coding sequence ATGCTCAACCGATTCAAAGACAAGGTACATATCCGTATCAAAGGAATTACTCTGCAAGGCGAATTAACTATTCCCCTGAAGGCAAAAAGTGTTATTGTTTTTCCGCAGGTAAATAGCCCGATGCCATACAAGCTTAATGAAATTGTTGCTGACTATTTACAACAAAGAAATATCGGAACATTAATAGTTGATCTGCTTACAGAAGAAGATAAATTTTTTCTTGGCAACAGGTCAGATATCAATTTATTTACAAAAAGATTAGACTATGTAACAAAATGGCTACAGGAATTCCCTTCGGGGAAAGGTTGTCATATTGGTTATTTTGTCTCTGGCTCTGATATAAATTTTGCATTACAATCTGCAGCTGATTCTGACATGGTTGATGCAATTGTTTCAATAGAAAGCCGGCCGGATCTGACAAAAAATCATATCGATAACGTAAATGCACCAACGCTACTGATCGCAGGTGGACTTGATAAAGATGTATTGCACCTAAACAATCGGTTATTTAAAAAATTATATTGTGTAAAAAAAATGGAAACAATAATTGGCGCTATGAACCTATCAGAAGAGCCTGAAACCGCTGATAAAGTAGCAGAATTAACTGCTACCTGGTTTGAAAAGAAAATGTCTCCTATAATCATCTGA
- a CDS encoding YciE/YciF ferroxidase family protein gives MKENTSHIINLHNLLDYDAQKFLSAEVTLKAILPEWISKANSLQLKTTFQKYLGFIQEHIQKIGQFFEVENITSASLHNRIMEAFVEEAQEKLSNCDDPAIRDACILACVQDINHFKISSYGTAAAFSKALGINKFASVFHEAEENEKQIDARLSVLAEYEINNLAKAPIALTR, from the coding sequence ATGAAAGAAAACACCTCACACATCATCAATCTGCATAACCTGCTTGATTATGATGCACAAAAATTCCTTAGTGCTGAAGTTACATTGAAAGCAATCTTACCTGAATGGATAAGTAAAGCCAACTCACTTCAACTAAAAACAACCTTTCAAAAATACCTTGGTTTTATTCAGGAACATATTCAGAAAATCGGACAATTTTTTGAAGTAGAGAATATTACTTCTGCAAGCCTCCATAACAGGATAATGGAAGCCTTTGTAGAAGAAGCTCAGGAAAAACTGAGTAACTGTGATGACCCGGCTATAAGAGATGCATGCATACTTGCCTGTGTGCAAGATATCAATCACTTTAAGATCAGTTCCTATGGTACTGCTGCAGCTTTTTCCAAAGCACTAGGTATCAACAAATTTGCGTCTGTTTTCCATGAAGCAGAAGAAAATGAAAAACAAATTGACGCCAGGCTTTCTGTATTAGCCGAATACGAAATTAATAATTTGGCAAAAGCTCCAATTGCATTAACCAGATAG
- a CDS encoding DUF6629 family protein, whose translation MCFSANASFASAVILSVVGITSIRRTTSSSQLAFGAVPFVFAIQQLSEGFVWLSVTDPFFVGWQGVSIYTFLIFAHIVWPTWIPLSILMLEKNEQRKKILRVLLGIGMLLSFSYASCLIIYPVTAEAAGYHIQYRLNYPVVFLETGSAFYGLATVLPEFISSVRRMRWLGLFIALSYVVTYIFYQQYIISVWCYFAALISVIIYWVLKGVNQFYITGRFTNFKIRRI comes from the coding sequence ATGTGTTTTTCTGCAAATGCAAGTTTTGCTTCGGCTGTGATACTTTCTGTAGTGGGTATCACTTCTATAAGGCGAACAACATCTTCTTCTCAGCTGGCATTTGGTGCAGTTCCTTTTGTATTCGCCATTCAGCAATTGTCAGAAGGTTTTGTATGGCTCTCAGTTACAGATCCTTTTTTTGTAGGTTGGCAAGGTGTATCCATTTATACCTTTTTGATCTTTGCTCATATAGTTTGGCCAACATGGATTCCTCTTTCAATACTTATGCTGGAAAAAAATGAGCAGAGAAAAAAAATACTCCGTGTTTTATTAGGGATCGGTATGCTCTTGTCTTTTTCTTATGCCTCTTGTTTGATTATTTATCCCGTTACAGCAGAAGCGGCAGGATATCACATTCAGTATAGACTTAATTATCCTGTGGTATTTCTTGAAACAGGGAGCGCTTTTTACGGACTGGCTACAGTACTTCCCGAGTTTATTTCAAGTGTACGCAGAATGAGATGGTTGGGCTTATTTATAGCGTTGTCATATGTTGTTACTTACATATTTTATCAGCAATATATTATTTCTGTATGGTGCTATTTTGCAGCATTGATCAGTGTTATTATTTATTGGGTATTAAAAGGAGTTAATCAATTTTATATAACGGGAAGATTCACCAATTTTAAAATAAGGAGGATATAA
- a CDS encoding adenine nucleotide alpha hydrolase family protein: MKKVLLVFDGTNFSAGAFEFARVLNEKQNILLIGAFLPEFEYSNLWGYSGGSTVVPSFVPVSELENTEVVTKNIERFKSLCIKNGIEFRVHHDFVDFTLLELKMETRFSDLLIIGSETFYDTLGMGSISDYLQKALHEVECPVVVVPEKFEFPKSNILAYDGGESSVYAIKQFTYLFPELTANKTLLAYAKENDEEELPDEVNIEELAARHFSNLTLSKSNIDPHYYFNRWLLEGMNAIFVTGAYGRSGISRLFHKSFVNDIIKEHRIPVFIAHR; the protein is encoded by the coding sequence ATGAAAAAGGTATTACTTGTATTTGACGGAACAAATTTTTCCGCAGGTGCATTTGAATTTGCTAGAGTTTTAAATGAAAAACAAAACATATTGCTAATTGGGGCTTTCTTGCCCGAATTTGAATATTCCAATTTGTGGGGGTACTCAGGGGGAAGCACAGTGGTACCGTCTTTTGTCCCTGTATCGGAATTAGAGAACACGGAAGTAGTAACAAAAAATATCGAACGTTTTAAATCCTTATGTATAAAAAATGGTATCGAATTCAGGGTGCATCATGATTTTGTTGATTTTACTTTACTGGAATTAAAAATGGAAACACGGTTTTCTGATCTTCTGATCATTGGCAGCGAAACATTTTACGATACATTGGGTATGGGTAGTATAAGTGATTATCTTCAAAAAGCTTTGCATGAAGTAGAATGTCCGGTTGTGGTTGTTCCTGAAAAATTCGAGTTCCCAAAATCAAATATTCTTGCCTATGATGGAGGCGAATCTTCTGTGTATGCCATCAAGCAGTTTACTTATTTATTCCCAGAGCTAACGGCTAATAAAACATTGCTTGCTTATGCAAAAGAAAATGATGAGGAGGAGTTGCCCGATGAAGTAAATATTGAAGAATTGGCAGCAAGACATTTTTCCAATTTAACACTTTCGAAGAGTAATATAGATCCTCATTATTATTTTAACAGGTGGCTGCTTGAAGGAATGAATGCAATATTTGTTACCGGAGCTTATGGTCGGTCCGGTATTTCGAGATTATTTCATAAAAGCTTTGTGAATGATATAATCAAAGAACATCGGATACCGGTATTTATTGCACACCGTTGA
- a CDS encoding baeRF3 domain-containing protein, translated as MFQELTEQHSEVKDIARNNPCISLVMPFEPKMTDEEELVKKVESVVIKIEKALLGIYPEVEVGAVVDRLKEVLEGLNYFTHKKSIAVFVSPIIDKIYYLDMQVDEKIIIDGSFAISDVINCKKQMHEYLVGVFTGKYAEIYLGDTVYAVSNVLNNDWAQREAVIDGNTKLKKILLDKFSQSSNHGIKRLLQAYKLPFFMMGSVNALRHFKTMKHNVKHVVKCISGNFKKKTPVELQAIIQQHVVDWHKVIQADLISQIEEAKANNKIAIGINEVKQMLSQNRGKLLIVEKDFICRQKKAALNGTVNHLSTDDGFFYIKNGLDELIEQVLENGGDVEFVDKHDLKKYHRIVLIENFDPDLL; from the coding sequence ATGTTTCAAGAATTAACAGAACAACATTCCGAAGTAAAGGATATTGCCAGAAATAATCCTTGTATTTCACTTGTAATGCCATTTGAACCAAAAATGACAGATGAAGAAGAGTTGGTAAAAAAGGTTGAAAGCGTTGTTATTAAAATAGAAAAAGCATTGTTGGGTATTTATCCGGAAGTGGAGGTGGGGGCTGTAGTGGATAGATTAAAAGAAGTGCTGGAGGGATTAAATTATTTTACTCATAAAAAAAGTATTGCAGTTTTTGTTTCACCAATCATAGACAAGATATATTATCTAGATATGCAGGTTGATGAGAAGATAATCATTGATGGTTCATTTGCAATAAGCGATGTCATTAATTGCAAGAAACAAATGCATGAATATCTTGTAGGGGTATTCACAGGAAAGTATGCAGAGATTTATCTGGGGGATACGGTTTATGCCGTTTCCAATGTTTTGAACAATGATTGGGCACAAAGAGAGGCTGTTATAGATGGCAATACAAAGTTGAAAAAGATATTACTGGATAAATTTTCACAATCTTCCAATCACGGGATCAAACGATTGTTACAGGCATATAAATTACCTTTTTTTATGATGGGGTCCGTAAATGCACTGAGACACTTCAAAACAATGAAACATAATGTAAAACATGTTGTAAAATGTATCTCTGGTAATTTTAAAAAAAAGACACCTGTTGAATTACAAGCAATAATTCAACAGCATGTGGTTGATTGGCATAAGGTGATACAAGCTGATCTTATCAGTCAGATAGAAGAAGCTAAAGCGAATAATAAAATAGCGATTGGTATCAATGAAGTAAAACAAATGCTTTCACAAAACAGAGGTAAGCTGCTTATTGTAGAAAAGGATTTTATCTGTCGTCAAAAAAAAGCAGCCTTAAATGGAACAGTTAATCACTTATCAACAGACGATGGTTTTTTTTATATAAAAAATGGGTTAGATGAATTGATCGAACAGGTATTGGAAAATGGAGGAGATGTTGAATTTGTAGATAAACATGATTTGAAAAAATATCACAGAATAGTGCTAATAGAAAATTTTGATCCTGATCTATTGTAG
- a CDS encoding tetratricopeptide repeat protein, producing MKKSILGILSMLILLLPAILVQGQGGNATAKKELPVTTKSKAAKEMALKGVNHFLNIEFASAYEDFSDALKLDPEFTFAQVFMSFLTTGETAKSYAKKALKSAKNKTEGEKLFASLVDEKNNSREAGTEIWSKLHKMYPDCNLSQNFYVVTRASADERFAAAQEYIKKYPKDAWMYNTIAYYYMNEKKDMESAKTNFEKYIALYPKGSNPYDSMGEYYLNNGDLENAEKYYTKSLEIYPFSTSSLNALEKIKTEKNKDKVSN from the coding sequence ATGAAAAAAAGTATTCTGGGTATACTTAGTATGCTCATTCTGTTATTGCCGGCGATATTGGTACAAGGCCAGGGAGGTAATGCAACTGCTAAGAAAGAGCTGCCGGTAACTACTAAATCCAAAGCAGCAAAAGAAATGGCATTGAAAGGTGTCAATCATTTTCTGAATATCGAATTTGCGTCTGCGTATGAAGATTTTTCTGATGCGCTTAAATTGGATCCGGAATTTACTTTTGCGCAGGTTTTTATGAGTTTTCTTACAACCGGAGAAACTGCTAAAAGCTATGCAAAAAAGGCATTGAAGTCTGCAAAGAATAAAACAGAAGGAGAAAAACTATTCGCTTCTCTTGTTGATGAAAAAAATAATAGCAGGGAAGCTGGAACCGAAATTTGGAGTAAACTACACAAGATGTATCCAGATTGCAATTTGAGCCAGAATTTTTATGTGGTTACAAGGGCAAGTGCTGATGAACGTTTTGCTGCAGCGCAGGAATATATTAAAAAGTATCCTAAAGATGCCTGGATGTACAATACCATTGCCTATTACTACATGAATGAAAAAAAAGACATGGAATCGGCTAAAACAAATTTTGAAAAATATATAGCACTATATCCTAAAGGGTCTAATCCTTACGATTCGATGGGAGAGTATTATTTAAATAATGGTGATTTGGAGAATGCAGAAAAATATTATACCAAATCATTGGAAATATATCCTTTTTCAACCAGTTCTCTAAATGCACTGGAAAAAATAAAGACGGAAAAAAATAAAGATAAAGTATCTAATTAG
- a CDS encoding murein L,D-transpeptidase catalytic domain family protein yields the protein MRKFGLKKLYLLVSSFFIFLLHLPFVFAKVEPSVKKNSVTPSLAGKTVVLGNDHSASTPIIANVYDSLSLALKGLSRQAFDYAIQGLGYMKGIGKLTNESIISIVDFSKPSSQKRLFIIDLKNYRLLFNTYVAHGANSGKEYANQFSNRPESYMSSLGFYKTAETYIGKHGYSLHLQGLERGINDNAYMRDIVIHGADYVNDQYVRLQGYIGRSWGCPAVPEKLSKPIIDKIKNGTCLFIFSPNKNYLAQSQIIRHSVSDDLAYNN from the coding sequence ATGAGGAAGTTTGGGCTGAAAAAATTGTACCTGCTGGTTTCGTCATTTTTCATATTCTTATTGCATTTACCTTTTGTTTTTGCCAAAGTAGAACCTTCGGTAAAGAAAAATTCTGTAACTCCTTCATTAGCAGGTAAAACTGTTGTGTTGGGAAATGACCACAGCGCTTCTACACCGATCATCGCTAATGTTTACGATAGTCTTAGTTTGGCGTTGAAAGGCTTATCCCGCCAGGCATTTGATTATGCCATTCAGGGTCTGGGGTACATGAAAGGAATTGGCAAGTTGACCAATGAAAGCATTATCTCAATTGTAGATTTCAGTAAGCCATCGTCACAAAAAAGACTTTTTATCATAGATCTGAAAAATTATCGCCTACTTTTTAATACCTATGTTGCCCATGGTGCTAATTCAGGAAAAGAGTACGCTAATCAGTTTTCTAACAGACCTGAAAGCTATATGAGTAGTTTGGGGTTTTATAAAACTGCAGAAACTTACATAGGTAAACATGGTTATTCTCTCCACTTACAAGGTTTGGAAAGAGGGATTAATGATAATGCTTATATGAGAGATATTGTAATACATGGTGCTGATTATGTAAATGATCAGTATGTTCGCTTGCAAGGATATATAGGTCGTAGTTGGGGATGCCCTGCTGTTCCTGAAAAGTTGAGCAAGCCAATTATCGATAAAATAAAAAATGGCACCTGTTTGTTCATATTCAGTCCTAATAAAAATTATTTGGCACAATCGCAAATCATCAGGCATAGCGTATCAGATGATCTGGCCTACAACAATTGA